From the Micromonospora echinospora genome, the window TCGAATACTCCGTGTGCACGTGCAGATGCGCGAACGAGTCGGCCATGCAGAGCGCCCCCCGGGTCTGATCTTTGGCAGTCGGCCTAGCCTAGCCCCGCCCCGGATCCCGGCTCTCGACCGCCACGCGTCCCGCCGACCGGTGCCGCTGATCTCGCCGACCAGTTGTTGGCGACGGATCGACAGTCGGTTGCCGGACTCGACCGGGAAGCCGGGCGACGGCCGTCGTAGCCTTGCCGGACCACACCCGACGACCATTGGACGAGGATGCCCCTTCCGGACGGTGTCGAGGAGCTGGCCGGATCGGCGGCGCGCGGGGACCCGGCGGCGCGGGACGCCCTGCTGGCCGCGGTCCGCCCGGAGGTGCTGCGCCTCTGCGCCCGGCTGTTGCCGCACCGGGAGGACGCCGAGGAGGCGTGCCAGGACGCGCTGCTCGCGCTGGCCCAGGGCATCACCCGGTTCGAAGGCCGGTCGTCGTTCCACACCTGGCTCCACCGGCTGACCGCCAACCGGGCCCGCTCGACCTACCGGGCGCTGCGCCGCCGGTGGCTGGTGGAGGCCGGCGGCGTGCCGCTGCCGGATCCGCCCGACCCGCGCCGGACGAGCGTGGTCGCCGGCACCCGGCTCGACCTGCTCGACGCGCTCGACACGGTCCGTCCCGAACTCGCCGAGGCGGTGACCCTGCGCGACGTCCTCGGGCTGGGCTACCGGGAGATCGCCGCGCTGCTCGACCTGCCCGAGGGGACCGTCAAGTCGCGGGTCCACGAGGCCCGCCGGCAACTCCGGCTGCGCCTGTCCGCAGCGCCGACCGCCGGGGAGGGGCGGTGACCGTGGAAGCCGACCATCGAGCCCACCCGGCCGGTGGGCGGCGTACCGCTGGTCGCCCGGTCCGCCGGCAGGGCGAAGCGGGCGGACGGCTCGGCCCGGTCACGGTGCTCGCCGTGGTGCTGGCCGGAGCGGTGACGGCATGCGGTGGCGGTGGCGACGTACCCGTCTCGCCGCTGCCCGTCCAGCCGCCGTCCATGGCGGCCACCCCCACCCCGGGGCCATCCGCGCCGGCCCCGACGTCGGCGGCCCCGCCCCCCACCACGCGCAGACCGGTCGCCGCCCCCACGTCCCGCCGTCCGACGCCGCCGGCGTCCACGCGGACGCCGACCGTGACGACCTCACCGACCCGCCTGCCCGACTCCTGTGAGGGGGCGGTCCGGTACGACCTGGTGCTGGCCGAGACCGAGTTGGCGCTGGTGCCGGCGCTCTGCTTCGCCACCGGGGCGGTGCTGCGGATCATCGGGATCGGCCCCGGCGAGGTGACCGTGGACCGGGAGGACCTGGTCTCCCGCAACTACGCGGGCGGGGTGGTCGACATCCGGTTCGTCCGTCCGGGCACGGTCACCGTGCGGATCCCGCAGGAGGGCACGACCTACCCGATCACGGTGGTGGTGCGCTGACGCGGGCCTACCGCACCCGCACCCCGGCCAGCAGCCGGTCGACGAAAGCAGCGTCGCTGCCCGCCGGGGGCACGACCTGCACGTAGATCAGTCCGGTGCGGTCGGGTCCCAGCCCGGCGGCCTCGACGACGACGGGCCTGCCCCGCTCGCACGTGAACCGGGCCACCACCCAGTCCACGCCCGCCCGGCGGGTACGCCGCACGGGCGCGGCGGCGCAGGACGCGTGGGGGCGTTCGGCGACGAAGCCGGCGGGGGTGGTCCGCGCGGCGGTGCTGGCGGACAGGCCGACGAAGGCGCCCGGCACGGTCGGGTCGGCCGCCCACCGGCGCGGGTCGGGCGAGATCACCAGGGCGGGTTCGAGGCTTCCGTCGGCGCCGTACTGGCCGGCCCAGCCGGTGCCGACGGCCCGCCATCCCGGGGGCAGCACGACCGTGATCGGCCCACTCGTCCCGATGTGCGCGTCCCGGACGGTCGCCGTGTCCCCGGCCAGGGTTCCGACCGCGACGAGCACCGCCCCGCCCACCACCGTCGCCGCGAACCGCCGGCCGGCCGGTCCCGCCCCGGACGTCGGAGGCGGGGAACTGCCGCTCACCGTGCGTGCCTGGCGCGTCCACGGGCGTCCGGTCCGGGCCGGGGGCCCGCTCGATCCGGACGTCGGGGTGGACGCGGCCGGCCCGTCGCCGGAGGCCGGTCCGGGTCGGCCGGCCCCCGACCCGGAAGCGGGTCGGCCGGCCTCCGACCCGGGAGCGGGTCGGCGCGCGGACGCGGCGGCGTGCCGCAGGGCCGCGCGGAAGGCTTCGGCGTCCCGGTGACGGTCGGCCGGCCGGAGCGCGGTGGCCCGGCGCAGCACGTCCGCCACCTGCGGCGGAACCTCCGCGCGTAGCCGGACCGTACCGTCCGGGCCCGGCGGGGCCGGCGGGGCCGGCGGGTTCCGACGCGCGTCCGCGCCGAGGAGCCGTACGCCGAGCCGGCCCAGCCCGTACACGTCGGCGCGGGTGTCGACGACCGCGAGCGGGTCGTCCTGTTCCGGTGCCATGTAGCCGGGGGTGCCGGCCCGGGCGGTGAGGCCGGAGGCCGCGGCGAGCGCCTTGGCCAGCCCGAGATCGGCGACCAGCACCCGCTCGCCGTCGGGGTGGGACCGGAAGAGGATGTTGCCGGGGGTCAGGTCGCGGTGCACCACACCGTGGCGGTGCAGCACGGCGACGCCGGCGGCGATCTCGGCCAGCAGGTCCAGGGCGACCGGCACGGGCAGCGGACCGGCGGCCAGCCGGTCCCGCAGGCTGCCGCCGTCGGCCAGGACCATCACCGAGTACGGTCGCCCGTCGGCCAGTTCCCCGACCGCGTGGACCCGGACCAGCCGCTCGTCGTCGAGCCGGCGCAGCAGGCGGGCCTCGTCGAGAAAGCGTTCCCGGACCCGCAGGTCGTGGTGCCAGTTCTCGGCCAGCACCTTGATCGCGACCGAGGAGCAGAGCACCGGGTCGTGGCCCAGCCAGACCGTCGCGAACGAGCCTGCGCCGAGCAGCCGCTCGATCCGGTAGGACCCGATCCGTTCCGGACTGGTCACCGCACCACCCCCGCCACCGGTTCCGCCCGTCACCGGCACCCGACGTGCTCCGGCTCGACAGTAGACGGACCGGCGTGCCACCGGCAGCGCCCCGCCGGCGGCACGTACGCCACGCACCATCAGCGGCAAACACACTGATACGCACCTGCACGACGATGTAGCGGTGGACAATGGTGTGTGACACACAGTATCGTGTGACGCATGGTCAGCGATGAGATCCTGCGAACGCACCTCCAGGAGTTGCGTCGGGGCACCGTGGTGGTGGCGAGCCTGGTCGCCCTGCGCCGCCCCGACTACGGCTACGCGCTGCTGCAACGCCTCTCCGCCCACGGCTTCCCGGTCGACGCCAACACGCTCTATCCGCTCCTGCGGCGGCTGGAGGAGCAGGGGCTGCTGACCAGCGAGTGGAACACCGAGGAAAGCCGACCACGCAAGTTCTACCGAACCAGTGAGGAGGGCGAATCGGTGCTCAGCCGTCTCCTGGACGACCTCTCCACCGTGCAGACTTCACTGACCGGACTGATTGAAGGAGTCGCCCGATGACGTCCCTGACCGACCGGTACCTCGCCGCCACCCTGCGCTCGGTGCCCGTCGCGCGACGCGAGGAGATCGCCACCGAGCTACGCGCCTCGATCGACGACATGGTCGAGGCCCGGACGGCGGACGGGCAGGACACCGCCGCCGCCGAACGGGAGGTGCTCACCGAACTGGGCGACCCGGCACAGCTCGCCGCCCGCTACGCCGACCGCCGGTTGTACCTCGTCGGCCCGACGTACTACCTGGCCTGGGAGCGGCTGCTGAAGCGACTGCTCAGCTTCCTGCCGGCGACGGTCGGGGTGATCGTGGGCGCGCTCTCGGCCGTCAACGGCAACGCCGGCGGGGCGATCGGCGAGGGCATCGTCGCCGCCTTCATGGTCGCGCTCCACCTCTGCTTCTGGGTCACCCTGGTCTTCGCGGTGCTGGAGCGCCTCAACGTCCCCCTGGACCTGCCCGGATGGACCGTCGACCAACTGCCGGAGGAGCGCGTCGACCGGCAGATCCCGCTGACCGACACCGGCGCGGCGATCGGCTGGCTCGTGCTC encodes:
- a CDS encoding RNA polymerase sigma factor, whose product is MPLPDGVEELAGSAARGDPAARDALLAAVRPEVLRLCARLLPHREDAEEACQDALLALAQGITRFEGRSSFHTWLHRLTANRARSTYRALRRRWLVEAGGVPLPDPPDPRRTSVVAGTRLDLLDALDTVRPELAEAVTLRDVLGLGYREIAALLDLPEGTVKSRVHEARRQLRLRLSAAPTAGEGR
- a CDS encoding serine/threonine-protein kinase is translated as MTSPERIGSYRIERLLGAGSFATVWLGHDPVLCSSVAIKVLAENWHHDLRVRERFLDEARLLRRLDDERLVRVHAVGELADGRPYSVMVLADGGSLRDRLAAGPLPVPVALDLLAEIAAGVAVLHRHGVVHRDLTPGNILFRSHPDGERVLVADLGLAKALAAASGLTARAGTPGYMAPEQDDPLAVVDTRADVYGLGRLGVRLLGADARRNPPAPPAPPGPDGTVRLRAEVPPQVADVLRRATALRPADRHRDAEAFRAALRHAAASARRPAPGSEAGRPASGSGAGRPGPASGDGPAASTPTSGSSGPPARTGRPWTRQARTVSGSSPPPTSGAGPAGRRFAATVVGGAVLVAVGTLAGDTATVRDAHIGTSGPITVVLPPGWRAVGTGWAGQYGADGSLEPALVISPDPRRWAADPTVPGAFVGLSASTAARTTPAGFVAERPHASCAAAPVRRTRRAGVDWVVARFTCERGRPVVVEAAGLGPDRTGLIYVQVVPPAGSDAAFVDRLLAGVRVR
- a CDS encoding PadR family transcriptional regulator, with product MVSDEILRTHLQELRRGTVVVASLVALRRPDYGYALLQRLSAHGFPVDANTLYPLLRRLEEQGLLTSEWNTEESRPRKFYRTSEEGESVLSRLLDDLSTVQTSLTGLIEGVAR
- a CDS encoding permease prefix domain 1-containing protein — translated: MTSLTDRYLAATLRSVPVARREEIATELRASIDDMVEARTADGQDTAAAEREVLTELGDPAQLAARYADRRLYLVGPTYYLAWERLLKRLLSFLPATVGVIVGALSAVNGNAGGAIGEGIVAAFMVALHLCFWVTLVFAVLERLNVPLDLPGWTVDQLPEERVDRQIPLTDTGAAIGWLVLVIAYLPWQHYRSYVPDGEGGDVPVLDPALWSFWLPFLIAVLITNIGFEIVKYRVGRWTWPLVAANLLLDLAFAVPVIWLLLTDRLINPELVQRFAWFREGDNLDTVTAVVVAGTVLVVLWDVADSIVKAYRSRA